A part of Leishmania panamensis strain MHOM/PA/94/PSC-1 chromosome 34 sequence genomic DNA contains:
- a CDS encoding 3-demethylubiquinone-9 3-methyltransferase, putative (TriTrypDB/GeneDB-style sysID: LpmP.34.4120), with translation MKGVAADEVAKFAALQKHWWDPTGPLRSLHLLNPIRVSYVNDIVRSYAKAGGSLTNASIGLLGSHGITPQHQILDVGCGGGILAESLARIGGTVTGIDACAESIEVAEKRRQEMAANFGASSSPSNWSQRLSYRHVSLFDIVEQEKQQFDIVVASEVIEHVSDARAFLQALCEATRPGGLLFLSTIDKSLTTAIVYIGVAEMLTGFVEPGTHDWRKFIPPDDVTAFAQRFSVRKVDQHYIVTYPDFFQSAVSGDFQVNFCLSNSVNTGHYFWAGRKSPQTEEKRATMPPGG, from the coding sequence ATGAAGGGTGTCGCTGCGGATGAGGTGGCGAAGTTCGCTGCACTGCAGAAACACTGGTGGGATCCGACAGGACCGCTGCGCTCTTTGCATCTCTTGAACCCGATCCGTGTGAGCTACGTGAACGACATTGTACGTTCGTATGCTAAGGCCGGCGGCAGCTTGACCAATGCGTCGATCGGTCTCCTCGGCAGCCACGGAATCACACCGCAACATCAAATTCTGGATGTcggttgcggcggcggtatTCTGGCCGAGAGCTTAGCTCGTATTGGGGGCACTGTCACCGGCATCGACGCCTGCGCTGAGTCTATCGAGGTTGCGGAGAAGCGTCGTCAGGAAATGGCTGCAAATTtcggtgcctcctcctcgccctccaaCTGGTCCCAGCGGCTTTCCTACCgccacgtctctctctttgacattgtggagcaggagaagcagcagttTGACATAGTCGTGGCGAGTGAAGTAATCGAGCACGTGAGTGATGCACGCGCGTTTCTGCAGGCCCTCTGTGAGGCGACGAGGCCTGGTGggcttctcttcttgtcaACCATAGACAAGTCACTGACGACTGCCATCGTGTACATCGGGGTGGCGGAGATGCTCACAGGCTTCGTGGAGCCGGGCACGCACGACTGGCGGAAATTTATTCCACCGGATGACGTCACCGCGTTTGCACAGCGCTTCAGCGTGCGCAAAGTGGACCAACACTACATCGTCACTTACCCTGATTTCTTTCAGTCCGCTGTTTCGGGCGACTTCCAGGTAAACTTTTGCCTTTCGAATAGCGTGAACACAGGGCATTACTTCTGGGCAGGCCGTAAGTCCCCTCagacagaagagaaaagggcaacCATGCCTCCTGGCGGATGA
- a CDS encoding putative zinc finger protein (TriTrypDB/GeneDB-style sysID: LpmP.34.4130): protein MSSSISSPLLLEAEVAPAPHGTIRFEDLGEPVQRLLRSLKGDVSDEDMALLEYVSVRDMAKIYSEMATDRHVKEIWRELRSALQARKEKMARREAELAEKQRALEADQRAEEERLRQQLEEEERERIASEEARHQRREDRRRLRAEKAAAAAAAEEEVAAQAAAAAEEAAEEAAAAAEEAERQRRAEKKRKRREARARELQEEKDALAAERASHEAKKKQKSLNQQKDWSEFVQSHPLEYAQSDLVDGAQQQLPTVIEQKELRHTLNAPPVVSEKLLSRTYTPACGACGSRFDRPPREWNCPMCNRRYGKTVKVWQPDNDTDNCMMCKEPIGRWSRHHCRNCGRLVCANCSEKRAIIEDLGYDIPARVCYDCYRLRP from the coding sequence ATGTCCTCTAGTATCTCATCTCCGCTGCTTctggaggcggaggtcgCGCCAGCACCTCACGGCACTATCCGCTTTGAGGATCTCGGTGAGCCCGTTCAACGTCTCCTGCGATCCCTAAAGGGGGACGTTAGTGATGAGGATATGGCATTACTCGAGTATGTATCCGTGAGGGACATGGCAAAGATCTACAGCGAAATGGCGACGGATCGCCACGTCAAAGAGATTTGGCGGGAACTCCGGAGTGCACTGCAGGCCCGTAAGGAGAAGATGGCGCGTCGAGAGGCAGAGTTGGCGGAAAAGCAGCGCGCGCTTGAGGCGGATCAGAGGgctgaggaagagcggctacgacagcagctggaggaggaagagcgcgAACGCATCGCTTCTGAGGAAGCACGGCACCAACGACGCGAGGATCGCCGGCGACTCCGAGCGGAgaaggccgctgctgcggcagctgcggaggaagaggtagctgcgcaggcggcagccgcggcggaggaagcagcggaggaggctgccgcagctgccgaggaggcagaacggcagcgaagggcagaaaagaagcgcaagcGCCGCGAGGCTCGCGCAcgtgagctgcaggaggagaaggacgcCCTCGCCGCTGAACGCGCCTCCCacgaggcaaaaaaaaagcagaagTCTTTGAACCAGCAGAAAGACTGGAGTGAGTTTGTGCAGAGTCATCCTCTCGAGTACGCGCAGTCAGACTTGGTGgacggtgcgcagcagcagctaccCACCGTGATTGAGCAGAAGGAGCTGAGGCACACTCTCAACGCCCCTCCTGTTGTGTCAGAGAAGCTGCTCAGCCGTACCTACACCCCGGCATGCGGGGCATGTGGTAGCCGCTTTGATCGCCCGCCACGTGAGTGGAACTGCCCAATGTGTAATCGGCGCTACGGGAAGACAGTGAAGGTCTGGCAGCCGGACAACGACACGGACAACTGCATGATGTGCAAAGAGCCCATCGGGCGATGGTCAAGGCATCACTGCCGCAACTGCGGTCGACTCGTCTGCGCCAACTGCTCTGAAAAGAGGGCCATCATCGAAGACTTGGGCTACGACATACCGGCGCGCGTCTGCTACGACTGCTACCGCTTGCGGCCGTAG
- a CDS encoding hypothetical protein (TriTrypDB/GeneDB-style sysID: LpmP.34.4140), which produces MDQLAVSVSSFVHCIEELRLPVVPYGTYIKAVCIGIPLAVLAHDTAEYWLPTKTRIPVLSWFVRKWRQNPETKHVHLRVIRNLVLFAFFVVLRMDGAANEEAEPSDYVSQRLTSASGQRAVNQEIYKSRRVAFNAATAVLGEEEMNIEGVQQQRDAVLRRRRLHDPNVA; this is translated from the coding sequence ATGGATCAGCTCGCCGTCTCTGTCAGCTCCTTCGTCCACtgcatcgaggagctgcgcctccCAGTGGTGCCGTACGGCACGTACATCAAGGCTGTCTGTATTGGCATCCCCCTTGCTGTGCTCGCGCACGACACGGCCGAGTACTGGCTGCCTACCAAGACCCGTATTCCGGTACTCTCGTGGTTCGTGCGCAAGTGGCGCCAGAACCCCGAGACGAAGCACGTACATCTCCGGGTGATTCGCAATTTGGTTCTCTTTGCGTTCTTTGTCGTGCTCCGCATGGACGGCGCGGCGAACGAAGAGGCGGAGCCATCTGACTACGTCTCCCAGCGACTGACGAGTGCGTCGGGACAACGCGCGGTGAACCAGGAGATCTACAAGTCACGCCGAGTCGCCTTCAACGCTGCTACAGCCGTGCtcggagaggaagagatgaaCATAGAGGgtgtacagcagcagcgtgacgctgtgctgcgccgccgccgtctccatGACCCCAACGTGGCGTAA
- a CDS encoding hypothetical protein (TriTrypDB/GeneDB-style sysID: LpmP.34.4150) codes for MIHSYHQSSSVMSTEDGSSSTVFGNPRIEQRRRHVQQQHLPRLPCSCEPFSETLQSSFKARQDPIAEYEPRRNGEDSNPMLLRNEGGRSNMPHVEGMEGGAISPPSMRTARTDLPALASPKPSAEESRALLETVVAVSTKMPPHEPQVRPLGVYVRTSRGGPNGVTRVVLVRLTDPSDPFFLFELELLEDDYSAFKQRLELLVDFHGFPRYLVGMLRDIADGASAYELSFVLNNAAVGDSNRGTLRVLETTDFKTVEHISLVLLRQGDAGLKRYLAERFQHYEQSFRASEASRIAITAELKERIDDLQVANDALRARLRKTEEEMRFMTTDAEKEQLVALNRLRDHHTKEMNGTRESFDKKIEQLSHALEEKTRQLRDTTNEKEAAMAEARARTSDLEATVTSLQSHLRSAQDTVGVQTKELVALREINDELANFKAEATKAMSENELNYVTLAERLRGTSTALQSREEKLAALQAHYEKQDEYIRILAEQNKQQADHVREAEKNLDKAHHIIANQLQAIKNAKDRYHIAMDQLRSQETLLQEREGAARRQQEELLAATERVQELLRKNSDLREQLESINNAREQLVQEVKLSQQALLRLQQTTSINGRHWGVLSSAYQSREGATTGVSTLDATAGAGSTDFMREFGANAHVLNLPGYRSLNLPFRSSVYRSTNLGKTGLVAASGALSPSSTGAVADGVTVTERPSLFATKAASPSPVHSSQERAGSAETAGLTEPHGRGSMSSLSKTERTSGTAAASASQLPVKSASLNKQSSHMGRSSFNGLAVKSFLGGEDASQRAAVTAGPALESAYF; via the coding sequence aTGATCCACAGCTACCACCAAAGCTCCAGTGTGATGAGCACGGAGGACGGCAGTAGCTCTACTGTGTTTGGAAATCCTCGAATAGAGCAGCGACGTCggcacgtgcagcagcagcacctacCACGTCTGCCCTGTAGTTGCGAACCTTTCTCGGAGACACTGCAGTCATCCTTCAAAGCACGACAGGACCCTATCGCAGAGTACGAGCCACGACGCAACGGCGAGGACAGTAATCCCATGTTGCTCCGAAATGAAGGAGGCCGCTCAAACATGCCGCACGTGGAGGGAATGGAAGGCGGTGCGATATCCCCGCCCTCCATGCGCACAGCACGGACGGACTTGCCCGCCCTGGCGTCACCGAAGCCCTCGGCTGAGGAGTCGCGGGCCCTCCTAGAAACGGTAGTGGCGGTGTCGACGAAGATGCCTCCACATGAGCCGCAGGTGCGCCCCCTTGGTGTGTATGTCCGCaccagccgcggcggccccAACGGGGTGACGCGTGTCGTTCTCGTGAGATTGACCGACCCCAGCGAtcccttctttttgtttgaGCTGGAACTTCTCGAGGACGACTACAGCGCCTTTAAGCAGCGCCTGGAGCTGCTCGTTGACTTTCATGGCTTCCCGCGCTACCTGGTCGGCATGCTGCGCGACATCGCTGACGGCGCTTCCGCCTATGAGTTGTCCTTTGTGCTGAACAATGCTGCAGTAGGTGACTCAAACAGAGGGACGCTGCGAGTGCTAGAGACGACGGACTTCAAAACTGTAGAGCATATTTCACTCGTGCTGCTACGACAGGGGGACGCTGGCCTCAAGCGGTACCTCGCCGAGCGTTTTCAACACTACGAGCAGTCGTTTCGTGCCTCGGAGGCTTCCCGTATTGCCATCACGGCGGAGCTAAAGGAGAGGATTGATGACTTGCAGGTGGCAAACGACGCGCTGCGTGCTCGTTTGCGCAAGACCGAGGAAGAGATGCGATTTATGACGACagacgcagagaaggagcagctggtCGCGCTGAACCGGCTGCGCGACCACCACACGAAGGAGATGAATGGCACTCGCGAATCATTTGACAAAAAAATCGAGCAGCTCTCGCACGCCTTGGAGGAGAAGACACGTCAGCTGCGCGACACGACCAACGAAAAGGAGGCTGCCATGGCAGAGGCACGCGCTCGCACCTCAGACCTGGAGGCCACGGTGACCTCGCTTCAGTCacacctgcgcagcgcacaggACACGGTGGGGGTGCAGACCAAGGAGCTTGTGGCTTTGCGGGAGATAAATGATGAGCTGGCGAACTTCAAGGCGGAGGCAACAAAGGCAATGTCAGAGAATGAGCTCAACTACGTGACGCTGGCGGAGCGGCTCcgcggcaccagcaccgcaCTGCAGAGTCGAGAAGAGAAGTTGGCCGCACTGCAGGCACACTACGAGAAACAGGACGAGTACATTCGTATTTTGGCCGAGCAGAACAAGCAGCAGGCAGACCACGTccgcgaggcggagaaaaATCTGGACAAGGCCCATCACATCATCGCAAACCAGCTACAGGCTATCAAAAATGCGAAGGATCGCTATCACATTGCAATGGATCAGCTGCGGAGTCAGGAGACGCTTCTGCAGGAACGCGAAGGTGCCGCACGCCGGCAGCAGGAGGAACTACTGGCAGCGACGGAGCGTGTCcaagagctgctgcgcaaaaACAGCGACCTGCGTGAGCAGCTGGAGAGCATCAACAACGCTCgcgagcagctggtgcaggaggtgaagcTGAGTCAGcaggcactgctgcgtcTACAACAGACGACAAGCATCAACGGGCGTCACTGGGGCGTGCTTAGCTCAGCGTATCAGAGTAGAGAAGGAGCAACCACTGGGGTGTCCACTTTGGATGCCACGGCGGGGGCGGGGTCGACTGACTTCATGCGTGAGTTTGGCGCGAATGCGCACGTGTTGAACCTGCCGGGGTACCGCAGCCTCAACCTCCCCTTCCGCAGTAGTGTCTATCGCTCCACAAACCTGGGAAAGACCGGACTAGTCGCTGCGTCAGGCGCGCTGTCGCCTTCGAGCACGGGAGCGGTAGCTGACGGCGTGACAGTGACAGAACGACCATCGCTCTTCGCCACGAAGGCGGCTTCTCCGTCCCCGGTGCACAGTAGCCAGGagcgcgccggcagcgccgaaACGGCCGGCCTGACTGAGCCGCATGGCCGAGGAAGCATGTCGTCACTGAGCAAGACAGAGCGaaccagcggcaccgcggcCGCTTCAGCGTCACAACTTCCTGTGAAGTCCGCCTCTCTGAATAAACAATCGTCACACATGGGCCGCTCTTCATTCAACGGCTTGGCAGTGAAGTCCTTCTTaggcggagaagacgcaTCGCAGCGAGCGGCGGTGACTGCAGGCCCGGCACTAGAGAGCGCCTACTTTTAG
- a CDS encoding hypothetical protein (TriTrypDB/GeneDB-style sysID: LpmP.34.4160), whose protein sequence is MGGIQSAVTSTRLSFDLLGYSHGLEELILMYWWVIVLANLVLFAFAKHSLKCWELRQDRRRLQCCYMRHCQRLHAARELNSRTTDFSHSAQAEGTAASTRTTPTTSLPSSKELTETGTATSFTVDSISKRGKTKLRHPLCDPIVLKADEDIPSPKVADLTAEAVLHSSRNEPHGATAAVQTNDSRPPSLLLKVHSATSDLSFSSSLPSTAQPTNSATKWLLNRFGFMSSGMSQGSDDRFDICRHSNSSDRLSRLSNCCPRYSEDEQRLIDKKRQENVHAWMEAKRALVLTESLAAGSRGVTPLSSVSRCTMPPCEKEAMKTELVS, encoded by the coding sequence ATGGGAGGCATTCAGTCAGCCGTGACATCGACTCGGCTCTCCTTTGATCTCCTGGGCTACAGTCATGGTCTCGAAGAGCTCATCTTGATGTACTGGTGGGTGATTGTGCTCGCCAATCTCGTGCTCTTTGCATTTGCGAAGCACTCGCTCAAGTGCTGGGAGCTGCGCCAGGATCGGCGTcggctgcagtgctgctACATGCGTCACTGCCAACGCCTTCATGCGGCACGGGAGTTGAATTCTAGGACAACAGACTTCTCACACAGTGCACAGGCTGAGGGAACAGCAGCATCAACACGTACTACGCCAACGACCTCTTTGCCGTCAAGCAAAGAGCTGACCGAGACGGGGACAGCGACAAGCTTCACCGTTGACTCCATCAGCAAGAGGGGAAAGACGAAGCTCAGGCACCCTCTCTGTGATCCGATCGTACTAAAGGCAGACGAAGACATCCCATCACCAAAGGTAGCTGATCTGACTGCAGAGGCTGTTCTACACAGCAGTCGAAATGAGCCACATGGGGCGACTGCGGCTGTGCAGACAAATGATTCTCGCCCACCGTCGTTGTTGCTTAAAGTCCACTCCGCCACTTCTGACCTCTCATTCTCGTCGTCGCTACCCTCGACAGCGCAGCCAACCAACTCGGCAACGAAGTGGCTGCTGAATCGGTTCGGCTTCATGTCATCCGGGATGAGCCAAGGCAGCGATGACAGATTTGATATTTGCcggcacagcaacagcagcgacagacTCTCCCGGCTGAGCAACTGCTGTCCACGTTACAGCGAGGACGAGCAGCGTCTGATTGATAAGAAGCGGCAGGAAAATGTACATGCGTGgatggaggcgaagcgcGCCTTAGTGCTAACTGAGTCGCTTGCAGCAGGCTCTCGCGGAGTTACACCGTTGTCCTCAGTCAGTAGGTGCACCATGCCGCCGTGCGAAAAAGAGGCGATGAAGACTGAGCTTGTCTCTTGA
- a CDS encoding hypothetical protein (TriTrypDB/GeneDB-style sysID: LpmP.34.4170), with protein sequence MKRFSSLVSAIILDCGSATTRQNYRRYATVVGDAHEQVNPQQQHEERSEEQQRQRTDATGNSLGAVPDEEAPRRRNIVVLSNTTKAVYMHPTNHIASWYWFITDFHKWFVGIISLFVGTQVIARYRVSKLQTATQAQLGENLLDQRTRDLLSDIEVLRKKDPIRLEHEANIYHEQFWKRRALAVAESRNQVRSLEIQRGKMQGEARGTDMTEWLGAKAKDDEEREVARCTQDYIQGFHQHLKSKRLI encoded by the coding sequence ATGAagcgcttctcttccttaGTGTCTGCGATCATCCTTGACTGCGGTAGCGCCACGACACGGCAGAACTACCGAAGATATGCCACAGTGGTGGGAGACGCACATGAGCAGGTGAACcctcagcaacagcacgaAGAGAGGTCTgaggaacagcagcggcagcgcacagaTGCCACAGGAAACTCTCTTGGCGCCGTTCCTGACGAAGAGGCCCCACGGCGGCGCAACATCGTGGTGCTCAGCAACACCACCAAGGCTGTATACATGCATCCAACGAACCACATCGCCTCTTGGTATTGGTTTATTACTGATTTCCACAAGTGGTTTGTTGGGATCATTTCTCTTTTCGTCGGCACGCAGGTTATTGCGCGCTATCGCGTGTCGAAGCTTCAAACGGCGACGCAGGCACAGCTTGGAGAGAACTTGTTAGACCAGCGCACGCGTGATTTACTGAGCGATATTGAGGTACTTCGCAAGAAAGACCCAATTCGGCTAGAGCATGAAGCGAACATCTATCACGAGCAGTTCTGGAAGCGACgtgcgctggcggtggctgAGTCACGGAATCAGGTGCGGTCGCTCGAAATTCAACGCGGCAAGATGCAGGGCGAAGCGCGAGGCACCGACATGACGGAGTGGTTAGGGGCAAAGGCgaaggacgacgaggagcgcGAAGTTGCACGTTGCACGCAGGACTACATCCAAGGATTTCATCAACACCTGAAATCGAAGCGCCTCATCTAA
- a CDS encoding hypothetical protein (TriTrypDB/GeneDB-style sysID: LpmP.34.4180) produces MRESLLFSGSLIVTALVVVSCGLLYLFLGIGQFSSTLAELSTLLPDEPAHELQELFASVSHALLSDEILIHLNQSVFAAAAVLFSLVTLLSFVEEALLRVKEKVCLWGKLPSPQVLHYYNRNSYDVAVAQVGYGISLKKII; encoded by the coding sequence ATGAGGGAAagtctcctcttctctggtTCTCTCATCGTCACCgcactggtggtggtgagttGCGGCTTGCTCTACCTGTTTCTGGGAATCGGTCAGTTCTCGTCTACGTTAGCTGAGTTATCCACACTTCTCCCAGATGAGCCGGCACACGAGCTACAGGAGCTCTTCGCCTCTGTGAGCCACGCGCTTCTCAGCGACGAGATTCTCATTCACTTGAACCAGTCTGTGttcgcggctgccgctgtcctcttttctttggttACTCTGCTGAGCTTTGTtgaagaggcgctgctgcgggtaaAGGAGAAGGTATGCCTGTGGGGTAAGCTGCCGAGCCCGCAGGTGCTGCATTACTACAACCGGAATAGCTACGACGTGGCAGTAGCCCAGGTCGGATACGGAATCTCTCTTAAGAAAATCATCTAA
- a CDS encoding hypothetical protein (TriTrypDB/GeneDB-style sysID: LpmP.34.4190), whose product MRTSSWLCQGLLHRTLPNSRRFVPPWEKDGKTADEFFGGILQSANPIQRQRKEAERQRQVEEAAAVEYALPPEEQRRLEAMEAHNAAVAEERRHFLPYGATPRKYFETADMAAWGEYKIALEASTNAIASLQAPSNSNDSYSLSVQHQLMNEMEDKIPYKYDAYVKPATLRSSSSTPETPKWPLHGSVGVVMDIDGVVYRSHRLIPGADTAIQRLSTLRIPFVFMTNGGGKSEAGKAEELSALLGCHIAARQVLLSHSPMRLLVPEYGEERVLVVGSPNCASIAREYGFRRAISVQQYQCEHPEMVPLKKWGDLKRATPGTVPFPSISAILQMSDPEDAFNDIQTVLDVLLAPGGQVGLYVSGAQTTPYFAAADDLLWATEAPLPRLGQGAFREMLASVYESITGQGMQLQQYGKPRAIAYAFAEQRLKEVSALLGWNPNQLRSIFMVGDNVESDIVGANAAGGLWTSVHVLSGIGRAPAARRTLSVGDYELEWIESCITKTPHYVAPTLDHFVRELLAFPEMALLQNKTPYHGRPNPVDLKGAYNFHE is encoded by the coding sequence ATGCGCACGTCATCGTGGCTCTGCCAGGGGttgctgcaccgcacgcTACCCAACAGTCGCCGTTTTGTGCCGCCGTGGGAGAAGGATGGGAAGACGGCTGACGAGTTCTTCGGCGGCATCTTGCAGAGCGCCAATCCAATTCAAAGGCAACGCAAGGAAGCGGAGCGCCAGCGACAAGTCGAAgaggccgccgctgttgagTACGCCCTGCCTCCGGAGGAGCAACGGAGATTAGAAGCGATGGAGGCGCACAACGCGGCTGTCGCCGAGGAGCGTCGCCATTTTCTACCTTATGGTGCGACCCCACGCAAGTATTTCGAGACTGCCGACATGGCCGCCTGGGGTGAGTACAAGATTGCCCTTGAGGCTTCGACAAACGCCATTGCCTCATTGCAGGCACCATCGAACAGTAATGACTCGTATTCGCTGAGCGTCCAGCATCAGTTGATGAACGAAATGGAGGACAAAATTCCGTACAAGTACGACGCGTATGTGAAACCGGCAACGTTGCGGTCTTCTTCATCGACTCCCGAAACTCCGAAGTGGCCGTTGCACGGGTCTGTTGGCGTGGTGATGGACATTGACGGCGTTGTGTACCGTAGCCATCGTCTCATACCAGGCGCCGACACCGCTATCCAGCGCCTCTCCACGTTGCGCATTCCATTTGTGTTCATGACAAACGGCGGCGGTAAAAGCGAAGCCGGAAAGGCTGAGGAGCTCTCTGCATTGCTGGGCTGTCATATCGCCGCGCGCCAGGTCCTGCTTTCCCATAGCCCGATGCGCCTGCTTGTGCCTGAGTACGGAGAGGAGCGCGTTCTTGTTGTTGGCTCCCCAAACTGTGCGAGTATCGCACGCGAATACGGCTTCCGACGGGCTATCTCTGTCCAGCAGTACCAATGTGAGCACCCAGAGATGGTGCCGCTCAAGAAGTGGGGTGATCTGAAGCGGGCGACGCCGGGGACTGTACCGTTTCCCTCCATCAGTGCCATTCTGCAGATGAGCGACCCAGAGGATGCCTTCAACGACATCCAGACCGTACTGGACGTTCTCCTTGCACCCGGTGGTCAGGTCGGCCTGTACGTCTCCGGCGCTCAGACAACGCCATACTTTGCAGCGGCTGACGACCTACTGTGGGCCACggaggcaccgctgccacgacTCGGTCAAGGTGCATTTCGGGAGATGCTGGCCTCTGTTTACGAGAGCATTACTGGACAGGgcatgcagctgcagcaatATGGGAAACCCCGCGCTATCGCCTACGCGTTTGCTGAGCAGCGCCTGAAGGAAGTGTCCGCGTTGCTAGGGTGGAATCCGAACCAGCTCCGATCTATCTTCATGGTTGGCGACAACGTCGAGAGCGACATCGTTggcgccaacgccgctgGTGGACTGTGGACGAGCGTGCATGTGCTTTCCGGCATCGGACGTGCGCCAGCCGCACGTCGCACGCTGAGCGTTGGCGATTACGAGCTGGAGTGGATTGAGTCGTGTATCACCAAAACACCCCACTACGTTGCACCTACGCTGGATCACTTTGTACGGGAGCTTCTCGCCTTTCCCGAAATGGCACTCTTGCAGAACAAGACACCGTACCACGGGAGGCCGAATCCGGTCGACCTGAAAGGTGCATACAACTTTCACGAGTAA